The Salicibibacter halophilus DNA window ACAAAGGGTCCATTCCTTTGAACACCGGACCCATTCATTTAGGGTTTTCATGCGTCGTTTCTGATGTCTTTAATCGTCGAGCGATCGTCTCAGGTCGCACAGTGGATAATAGGATATGATCGCTATTGGTTCGGATGATACTTCTCGTTTTTCGTCCATTTGTAGCGTCAATAAGCCTATGCTGATTTCTTGCTTCATGAACCATGCGTTTCACGGGCGCTGAATCGACGGGGTCAATGGCAACGATGCGATGAGAAAAAGTAATATTTCCGAAGCCAATATCTATGGGGCTTGAACGCATGATATCCCTCTTTTATGTAGGATGTATTATGGTCAGTGTAACATTTTCTACAAATACATGATGATTATCTGGTGGGAAGGGAAACGAAAAAGAAATATGTACGGAGAGATCCGGGATGTGGATGATGAACGAGCACATCCCTTATAAATGTGCCCGTGTAAAATGGTCATCATCGATGGAAGGATGCAAGTGCGTTTTGGTCAGAAAGACCGATACTCCTGCGTTTCATGGTATAAGCTTTCCCATTGGTCATAGAGGCCCTGAGCCGTTTGAAAATCCATGGTTTCCAATGGGGAAGCTGCATGAACTTTTCCTTTGAGGTTGCGTAATTTCTGTTCCCATCCTTCCAGGTTTTTTTGATCAGCAACCTTGGCAAAGATAGGTTTCATTTGTTGCCAATGCCAATCAATATCATCACACCAAACGGCCATTTCCTCAAGCGTTTGGCTTTTTTCTTCCCGTTCTTCTCTTTCGTTTTCCATTTGTTGTTGCGCTTCTTTTAACGACTTTTCGGCTTTTTCTTGCCTAGTAATGATTCGTTGGATAAACGATGAAAAAGACGACGGGGCTTCATCCCTCATGACGTGGAGCCATCGCATAACGCCTTGATCTTCGCTTTGCGCATTCTCGATGCATGAACGTAAGGATTGAACAATGGAAGAAGGCTCTTTGGCTTCGTCCTTCATTAATCTTTTCGCAGAACCCACAGCCGTTACACGATGGTAGGATGCGGGAACTAAGTGCTCATGCATTTCCGGGTTGCCTTCGAGATCTTCCGTTTCCGGCATATAATACAGTTGGGTGCTCATGGAACAGACGATTTGTTGTTCATAAAGGCTTTCTCGCAAATGGTTGTAGATACCTGACCAATCATGATCTTGATGTTTCATTATTTTCCCCCATTTCGATGAGATATCAGCCTATCTTATGAAAGGAGCATTTGCTTTGTTCGGAGGATGGATGTTTTTACCCAATATCTCTCCGATGGTGTTCCCGATCGCGAATAAGCATCATTCTCTATTTCAATCCGAACATCTTTAATAAATGATTTCCTAGTTCATTTATGTGAGCAACGGATAAGAATGGGCGACATTCACAGAGGTAATCATGGATCACTTGCAAATGTTGGGCTTGTGTTCCTTGCTCTCTGTTCACTCTAATGACGATCTCTTTTACACTATCCTCTTTGAATTGTTGCCATGGACTTTTAGTGATTTCTTTTGAAAAGGTTTCAACGATAGGGTATCTTCGATGTCTTTTCACTTTCATGAAGGATCTCACGTTCATTTTCCCACCTCCAAAGGTTCGAAGGATTCCTGACTCTTCCATTTCCCCTTAGAAGTTACATGTAAAAGTCCTAAAGGAACGAAGGGCAACGAACGATTTGGCGTAAAGGCTTATCGTTGTCATCATGCCCCGTTTTTTCTCGGCGCTTAGGGAAAGAAGTCAAGGGTTGTTGATCGCTTTATCATTTGATTACAAGCCATTTTCATTTATATTTCTATTTTTTGGAAAAATATCAAAAAGAGGCGTATTCCATATACAGATGGTCCCTCCGTTGATATGATCCTCGTAGCAAATGAGGTTCATCATTTATCCATATGGGGGAATGTAATCATGAATAAGAAGCTGCTTTATGGTGCCCTTTCTGGCATCTTTTCCGTTGGTATGCTAGCCGCATGCGGAGATATGGAAGAAGATCCCGGAGCTGAAGATGAGGGAGTCCCGATGGATGGCGGCGAAGATGAAGGCGGCATGGAAGAAGACCCTGGAGCTGAAGATGAGGATGGCATGGAAGAAGATCCCGGACTTGAAGATGAAGATGGCACAGAAGAAGATTCCGGCATTGAAGATGAAGGTGACGGTGGCATAGAAGAAGATCCTGGAGCTGAAGATGAGGACGACGGCATGGACGACTTCTAGAGGGTGGTGCTCAAAGCAAGATGACGGTTTGATCCAGATGGCTTTGAGGCAGCTACACCTATAACATGCATCCCGGAACATTCCTGAGCGTAAGAATTTCCGGGATTTTTATGGTAAAAAAATATTGGCAAGCCCCCCTAAGCAATGGGTCCTTTTCCTTTTGTTCTTGGTGTTTGGGTTTGCATGTGCCGGGATGATTGCTGCCCCTCATACCATCAATGCTGGCGCTGACTTTCGAAAATAAAACGTCCACCCAGCAAGGCACTGAAACATGTTTCAGCACGGAGGTTTTGGGGAATAGCGAATCATAATCATCAAAATTATTCCAATAGATACAATATGAAACATATGAAGCTTTCCCTATCTTTGATTTAGATTCGTTTCGCGCTCTGGTGGACAAAGCATAACGGGTGATTGAACACGGATAGAAGAGAAAGGAGTAAAGGGATATGTTCAATTATGCTGCTAGGAATGTTGCCGGTTTATCCTTGATCGATGGTCATTTAAGAGAGGAGTTAAACGGAGCGGTCGCAGCGTCTGCGAAGATTTTCCCTGTTATGGTTCAATTTAAGACAGGGTGTTTGACCAGTGGTGTTCAATATTTGGAAAGCATCGTGAACACCTATGCACACTGTCAAGTGAACCGATCGTTTCCGCGTTTTTCGTTACAAGGCGGAACGCTCACAGCTGTAGCGCTTGAAGATCTTTGTTATAACTGCAAGGATGTTAAGAAAGTGTATCTTGATCGGACATTTAGTGTTAGCCTTGATACCGCTACCGAAACGACCAGAGCAAGCGATCTCCAAGAAGAAAGGGATGAAACCGGTGAAGGCGAAGGGGTGACGGTCGCCATTCTTGATACAGGGGTTCATCCGAGTCCAGATCTCATGGAACCTGAAGAGCGAATCATTGGCTTTAAAGATGTCATTGATGATCAGGAAGAACCCTATGACGATAATGGTCACGGGACCCACTGCGCCGGATGTGCAGCCGGGAATGGCCATCAATCCGATGGGGAATATACAGCGCCAGCTCCTAAAGCCAATATCGTCGGGGTCAAAGTCCTTGATAGGATGGGCGCCGGTTCCTTATCCAATATTATCGCTGGCGTCGATTGGTGTATCGAAAACCAAGAGGCCTACGACATCCGGATTTTATCCTTATCGTTAGGGAGCCCGGCCTCGGAACCTGAAGACGACGATCCGGTGGTGCAAGCGGTCGACCAAGCTTGGGATGAAGGGATGGTCGTATGTATCGCTGCTGGCAATGAGGGTCCCGGTGAAGGAACCATTGCTTCTCCGGGCATTAGTCCAAAGGTGATCACTGTGGGGGCTTTGGACGAACAAGGGACGCCTGATCGATCCGATGTAGATGTGGCTGACTTCTCGAGTCGAGGCCCAACCATTGATGGAGACACGAAACCAGATCTTCTTGCCCCTGGTGTGGAGATTACCGCTATACGTGCGCCGGATGCCTTTCTCGATCAAATGGAAAAGGCTAAACACATCAATGACGACTATATCTCGATGTCCGGGACATCGATGGCCACCCCCATTTGTGCAGGCGTGTGTGCGCAACTGTTAGAACGAAACCGTGAATGGGGGCCAGACGAGGTGAAGGAGCGATTACGTGAGGGAGCTGAAGATCTCGGTCTGGAAACCAACACCCAAGGGGAGGGTTTGCTAGATGCTGTTGCTAGTGACAACGATGATGCCAGGGACAATGACGATGACACCCAATAATTCTTGTTGGCTCGTCGTCCTTAAATGATAGAGGGATATGAATCAAAGGGCTGTGCCCAAGGATTTCTTGGGACACAGCCCTATCCCCCTTCAAAAGCATTTTTCGGGGAATAGCAACGAATGATCATCAAAATCATTCACATAAAGGCCATCGTATATCGTTTTGGACATGGCGTTCATGTCCCTCCATAAGCTCAAAAAAAAGCATAATGTCTCTCTGAATCAGAAAAGCGCGCGCATCAGGCATATTAGCTGCTCGGTCCCTTCGTGTATGGAGTCATTTCAGGGAATAAAGAATCGCCATGGGACGGATTTGTGCGTACGCAACCTATTGAACCGCCGTATTCGGGTCCTTACGCACGGTGGTGTAACGATGATTCAAGGATTGGATGCATTTACACATATGGCTATCCCTATACGTACGCATAGGACCAACCTTGTAACATAGACCTCCATGTATCCCCTTCCCCAAATAAATGGTTTTGATTCGTGGGTCGGAATCTTTATCATTTATGAGCAGGTCGCAACTATTGGATGAAAAGGTAAAAGAGAAATCTATGAGACGCCATGGTCCTTTGCAGGCTTATGAATGCTTTAGGTAATAGTAGTAGACCAAAATAAACGATGAAAAGCCGTAACCGAAGCGAAAAAGAATGAAGTGGTCATACAAAACTTCATGAAGTACATTGATTCATAAAGTTTTTTATTAAATGAAACGACGATACCAAAATAAACAGAATACACCAATCAGCACTGCATCCACCAGATCACCGCCATAATACATCAAAAGCGCTCCCTGCCGTGCATCAGCTGCTGAAACGCCCGGAATCGACTCCGCATAAATGATTTTCGCCAGCACTGCATGTGCAGCAAACCCAAGCACCATGACAGCCGCTCGCAAACGAAAACTAGAACGGTGAGGAGCAGGGTCAATATACAAAACCGACGTCGTGAACACAAACCCCGCCACGAACACATGCATATGCACCAATACACTGACGAGCATTGATATATGCATCCACTCAAAAAGGCTCGTCCGATACAAAATCCAAAGCCCCCCGAAGTTTAAACAAACAGTAACGACTG harbors:
- a CDS encoding extracellular matrix/biofilm biosynthesis regulator RemA family protein; the protein is MRSSPIDIGFGNITFSHRIVAIDPVDSAPVKRMVHEARNQHRLIDATNGRKTRSIIRTNSDHILLSTVRPETIARRLKTSETTHENPK
- a CDS encoding DNA primase, coding for MNKKLLYGALSGIFSVGMLAACGDMEEDPGAEDEGVPMDGGEDEGGMEEDPGAEDEDGMEEDPGLEDEDGTEEDSGIEDEGDGGIEEDPGAEDEDDGMDDF
- a CDS encoding S8 family peptidase; the encoded protein is MFNYAARNVAGLSLIDGHLREELNGAVAASAKIFPVMVQFKTGCLTSGVQYLESIVNTYAHCQVNRSFPRFSLQGGTLTAVALEDLCYNCKDVKKVYLDRTFSVSLDTATETTRASDLQEERDETGEGEGVTVAILDTGVHPSPDLMEPEERIIGFKDVIDDQEEPYDDNGHGTHCAGCAAGNGHQSDGEYTAPAPKANIVGVKVLDRMGAGSLSNIIAGVDWCIENQEAYDIRILSLSLGSPASEPEDDDPVVQAVDQAWDEGMVVCIAAGNEGPGEGTIASPGISPKVITVGALDEQGTPDRSDVDVADFSSRGPTIDGDTKPDLLAPGVEITAIRAPDAFLDQMEKAKHINDDYISMSGTSMATPICAGVCAQLLERNREWGPDEVKERLREGAEDLGLETNTQGEGLLDAVASDNDDARDNDDDTQ
- a CDS encoding cytochrome c oxidase assembly protein, which translates into the protein MAVLSALLTIILYTWIGIRTSQCPRLRTWPSKRYGFWTLGIISMLLARMIHVHGHTDFTIHMVVHLLLGMLAPLLLVLAAPVTLLLRALPVRHARIATRTLRLRLVQLLTHPVVTVCLNFGGLWILYRTSLFEWMHISMLVSVLVHMHVFVAGFVFTTSVLYIDPAPHRSSFRLRAAVMVLGFAAHAVLAKIIYAESIPGVSAADARQGALLMYYGGDLVDAVLIGVFCLFWYRRFI